The following nucleotide sequence is from Chryseobacterium sp. CY350.
AAAATAAACAAAAAAACATAATTTGTTATAAACTAAACGACAAAGTGGCGAAATTATTCTTTTTTTAACAGAATTGGGTCTTTTAATAGCAGCAAACCCATTATGTATGGGTTTGCAACAATTATTTTCTGTCAAGATATGCTTTTACAAAATTCCTTATTTTAATTAAAAACGGTTCTTTATAATTTTTGTCTTCATCAAAATACCCATAACCGTATCCATAACCGTATCCGTAACCGTATCCATAGCCATAACCTTGTTTCACTATGTAGTCATTATAAACAAAACCAAGGTGTTTGATCTCTTCATTATGATATTTTTCAGTGATCATTTTCAACATGTATTTTTCTGTGTACTCATGACGCACGATATACAAATTGGCGTCTGAGTATTTCATCAAATCATAAGAATCTGCAACCAAACCAACTGGTGGAGAATCTATAATAATAAAATCATAACGTGTTTTCAGTTCTTCAATCAATTTAATATTTCTTTCACTCATCAAAAGCTCAGATGGGTTTGGAGGAATCGGTCCGGCCGTTGCAACATCAAGATTAGGAATCTTTGTTTTGTTGATAATCTGATCAATGGTAACCTCACCCGTAAGATAATTTGAAATACCGTTTTTATTATCAATATTAAAATCTCCAAAAATTTTAGGCTTCCTAAGATCCATTCCCAGCAAAATTGTTTTTTTATCACTTAAACCCAATACAGAAGCCAAGTTGATAGAAACATACGTCTTGCCTTCGCCACCTACAGATGATGTAATCAAAATAACTTTACTTTTTCCATCTTCACTTGCAAGGAATCTCATATTAGCCCTAATGCCTCTGAAAGCTTCCGAAACAGACGATTTTGGATGATCTAAAACCGTAAGCATATTTTCATTAGTGTTATTTCCTATTACTCCAAGCAACGGAATTTTTGTAGCACTCAGAAGTTCTTTAATATTTCTTATTTTACTGTCTAAAAGGCCACCAATTAAGATTAATACAAACGGAAAAGCAAGCATTCCTCCTATTATCGCCATTTTTGTACCTTTAACATTAGGCCCTATCGGACCTTGTCCCAAATTCTTAGCAGGATCAATAACAGTAATGTCGGGTTGGTTGGTTGCCAATCTCATTTTACTATCATTCTGTCTGGTAAGCAGACTGTTGTACGTTGCCTCAATCATATTATATCCGCGCTCAGCATCGAGATATTTCCTTTGCTTTTCAGGGTATGTAGATAAATCTGAATTGGCTACCCCGATTTGCTGATCGATTTTTCTAAGCTGATCTGTATATACATTATAGATATTTCGTAAAGAACCTGAAGAGTTTTGCTTCGCATCATTAATGAGCCTGTTGATCTCTTTCATTGGCTCAGAATTCTGAGTGTAGATTGTAGCTAACTCTCTTCTTTTTAAATATAAAGCCTTGAGTTCTGTAACAGAAGCCGAAAACATACCATCATCAAAACCTGCAGCAGATGGGCTGATCATCTTATCAAAACTTTGTGTTTCCACAGAGTTTCGAATATTACTCAGCGAAGTCATTTTACTCAAAATATCGGCTTTGTTAGTTTCCAGTTTTTTGATTTCTTCTAAAGATTTTTCATCGCGGTTTTCTATATCATACAATTTTTCAGAAGATTTCAAATAATTAAGAACATTTCCACTAGAATCTAATTGTTTTCTGATGCTTGTAAGACTTTCTTTCAGATATTCTTCTGTATTTTTATCAACCGTATTTTTATCAATAAATCTTTTTTTCTGTAATTCTTTAACAGATTTATTCAAAAAGTTGACTGTACTATTAAGATTAAAACCCGTTTTGGAGATAATCATAATTGTATTGATTTCTTTATCAAAATCTACACCCACCGTAGAAACTATACCATTTACAGTATCATTAACTGTAGATAAACTAACTATTACATTTTCGAACTTAATTGGTTTAGCAATAGGATTCGGAATTAATCTAAATCTTAAGTTGGGAGTAGTATACCATTCATTTACGTTAATAGTTTTGTTTTTTGGTCGTGCAAAACTGTTAATACTCTGAAAACCCTCATAGTCGTATGAATATAGATTTGTAGACTCACCTTCATCCGGCAAAACAATTTCGTACGAATTGCCACCTTTCGGAATTATTGTGATTGGATAATTTACTTGCTGTAAATGCTTCTTATCAACCTCAAGAAAAACCGGAGAATCATCTTTATCGAGGTAAGTAGACTTTATGAGGCCCTTCGTCTGATAATTTACAAATAGATTAAGTTCCTGAACCAAAAACTCGTTATGAGATCGTGATAAGAGCATTTTTTTTAAGTATACCCCATCCTGATTACCACCTTGCCCCCAAATAAAATTAATAGATTGATTGGGAGTAAAATAGCTTGCTGTGCTGCTGGAAATGCTTAAAGACAGATTGGAGGAATATATGTTTTGCGCATAATATTTAGCATAAAACCATGAGATTCCATAACCAATGAAAAACATGAATGCAAACCAATACCAATTTTTTAAGAGCTTTCTTAAAAAATGTTCTATATCAAATAAAGCAAAAGTTCCGAATTTTTCTTTTTGAGCTGCACTTTTATCAACCGATACATCTTTTCCTGGAATCATAATTAAAGGTTTTTTAGAAGTAGATAAATTGATAATGCTGTAGTAATTATTGAAACTCCACTTACAACAGTTTGTAGAGGATCTTTTCCGAATCCGTTTAAGCTACGTCTTTGGGTAGTTAAAAATATTTCATCACCATTTTGTACATAGTAGTAAGGAGAATTCATCACATCTTCGCGGGTAAGATCTATCTGGGCCTTTTTAATACCTTCAGGGAATTTTCTATAAACAACAATATTCTTGCGGTCAACAGTTCTGTTGAGTCCACCATTAATTGAGATAGCTTCAGTAAGAGTCAGCGTATTTTTATGAGCTTTTTTTTCTCCGGTAATTCCGACAGTTTCTATGTCACCTAATACATAATATGTGATACCATCAATATTGAGTCTAACTTCAGATTTGCCTTCCTGAAAATTTTCATTTACCTTTTCTTGAATTTCCTTAGCAAGATCTTCAATAGTTTTTCCTTCTGCCTTTAGATAGCCGATCCCGAAGACATAAATATCCCCATTAGAATCGACTTTTAAACCATTTGTATAGAGATATGCATTACCTCCGCCACCTGCACCTGCAGAGCCTGCTCCAGTAGTGCTACCTCCCCCGGAGCCACTAGAAGCATTTAAACTAGAGTAAAACTGTGCAGCATCACCTTTAGGAGT
It contains:
- a CDS encoding polysaccharide biosynthesis/export family protein, whose protein sequence is MMKFYKYPLFLLLTLFLTSCITTKDVKYMQPSESLVLNEEGLIPYNIPIYRITKNDMFILNIVTTPKGDAAQFYSSLNASSGSGGGSTTGAGSAGAGGGGNAYLYTNGLKVDSNGDIYVFGIGYLKAEGKTIEDLAKEIQEKVNENFQEGKSEVRLNIDGITYYVLGDIETVGITGEKKAHKNTLTLTEAISINGGLNRTVDRKNIVVYRKFPEGIKKAQIDLTREDVMNSPYYYVQNGDEIFLTTQRRSLNGFGKDPLQTVVSGVSIITTALSIYLLLKNL
- a CDS encoding exopolysaccharide transport family protein, encoding MIPGKDVSVDKSAAQKEKFGTFALFDIEHFLRKLLKNWYWFAFMFFIGYGISWFYAKYYAQNIYSSNLSLSISSSTASYFTPNQSINFIWGQGGNQDGVYLKKMLLSRSHNEFLVQELNLFVNYQTKGLIKSTYLDKDDSPVFLEVDKKHLQQVNYPITIIPKGGNSYEIVLPDEGESTNLYSYDYEGFQSINSFARPKNKTINVNEWYTTPNLRFRLIPNPIAKPIKFENVIVSLSTVNDTVNGIVSTVGVDFDKEINTIMIISKTGFNLNSTVNFLNKSVKELQKKRFIDKNTVDKNTEEYLKESLTSIRKQLDSSGNVLNYLKSSEKLYDIENRDEKSLEEIKKLETNKADILSKMTSLSNIRNSVETQSFDKMISPSAAGFDDGMFSASVTELKALYLKRRELATIYTQNSEPMKEINRLINDAKQNSSGSLRNIYNVYTDQLRKIDQQIGVANSDLSTYPEKQRKYLDAERGYNMIEATYNSLLTRQNDSKMRLATNQPDITVIDPAKNLGQGPIGPNVKGTKMAIIGGMLAFPFVLILIGGLLDSKIRNIKELLSATKIPLLGVIGNNTNENMLTVLDHPKSSVSEAFRGIRANMRFLASEDGKSKVILITSSVGGEGKTYVSINLASVLGLSDKKTILLGMDLRKPKIFGDFNIDNKNGISNYLTGEVTIDQIINKTKIPNLDVATAGPIPPNPSELLMSERNIKLIEELKTRYDFIIIDSPPVGLVADSYDLMKYSDANLYIVRHEYTEKYMLKMITEKYHNEEIKHLGFVYNDYIVKQGYGYGYGYGYGYGYGYGYFDEDKNYKEPFLIKIRNFVKAYLDRK